From the genome of Lotus japonicus ecotype B-129 chromosome 6, LjGifu_v1.2, one region includes:
- the LOC130726231 gene encoding nudix hydrolase 2-like isoform X3, with protein sequence MHYAVQSMVSASPAPPLGDHLCENGFEYVKILPAINDAHGGVIVDLKEAMDPQVFAALLRSSLSQWKQQGKDGVWIKLPIELVNLVETAVKEGFWYHHAEPSYVMLVYWIPKIGCTIPPNASHCVTVAAIVLNHKKEVLVVQEKRGIFHGIGVWKLPTGIVDPGEDIFAAAIREVKEETGVDTEFVEVLAFKQAHNSFFGKSGLSFLCTLRPLSFDIKKQELEIEAAQGDITSMDNLPV encoded by the exons ATGCACTATGCAGTTCAGTCCATGGTCTCAGCTAGTCCAGCACCACCATTAGGGGACCATTTATGTGAAAATGGATTTGAATATGTTAAAATTCTCCCTGCCATTAATGATGCCCATGGAGGAGTCATTGTAGACTTGAAGGAGGCTATGGACCCTCAAGTTTTTGCTGCTTTGCTTAGATCTTCACTTTCACAATGGAAGCAACAG GGAAAAGATGGAGTCTGGATCAAGTTACCTATCGAGCTTGTTAATCTTGTTGAAACTGCAGTCAAg GAGGGTTTCTGGTACCACCATGCTGAGCCAAGTTATGTGATGCTAGTTTACTGGATTCCTAAAATAGGCTGCACAATCCCTCCAAATGCTTCCCATTGTGTAACAGTTGCTGCTATTGTCTTAAATCATAAGAAAGAG GTGCTTGTAGTCCAGGAAAAAAGAGGCATATTCCACGGGATTGGCGTTTGGAAGCTACCTACTGGAATAGTTGATCCG GGTGAGGACATTTTTGCAGCAGCTATTAgagaagtaaaagaagagaCAGGA gTTGATACAGAATTTGTGGAAGTACTAGCATTCAA ACAGGCACACAATTCATTCTTTGGGAAGTCAGGTCTATCTTTTCTTTGTACGCTGCGTCCTCTTTCTTTTGACATCAAAAAGCAAGAGCTGGAAATTGAGGCAGCTCAG GGTGATATAACATCAATGGATAATCTTCCGGTTTAG
- the LOC130726231 gene encoding nudix hydrolase 10-like isoform X1 — MHYAVQSMVSASPAPPLGDHLCENGFEYVKILPAINDAHGGVIVDLKEAMDPQVFAALLRSSLSQWKQQGKDGVWIKLPIELVNLVETAVKEGFWYHHAEPSYVMLVYWIPKIGCTIPPNASHCVTVAAIVLNHKKEVLVVQEKRGIFHGIGVWKLPTGIVDPGEDIFAAAIREVKEETGVDTEFVEVLAFKQAHNSFFGKSGLSFLCTLRPLSFDIKKQELEIEAAQWMPFEEFAVQPFNQKHEPFKYIIELCLAKEERFYTGFSPRPVSSFFAEELNYLYLNSQDLDKSSKSSLGHPLKLIFIFLFCQIFVVCLFLHMRNTYNTL, encoded by the exons ATGCACTATGCAGTTCAGTCCATGGTCTCAGCTAGTCCAGCACCACCATTAGGGGACCATTTATGTGAAAATGGATTTGAATATGTTAAAATTCTCCCTGCCATTAATGATGCCCATGGAGGAGTCATTGTAGACTTGAAGGAGGCTATGGACCCTCAAGTTTTTGCTGCTTTGCTTAGATCTTCACTTTCACAATGGAAGCAACAG GGAAAAGATGGAGTCTGGATCAAGTTACCTATCGAGCTTGTTAATCTTGTTGAAACTGCAGTCAAg GAGGGTTTCTGGTACCACCATGCTGAGCCAAGTTATGTGATGCTAGTTTACTGGATTCCTAAAATAGGCTGCACAATCCCTCCAAATGCTTCCCATTGTGTAACAGTTGCTGCTATTGTCTTAAATCATAAGAAAGAG GTGCTTGTAGTCCAGGAAAAAAGAGGCATATTCCACGGGATTGGCGTTTGGAAGCTACCTACTGGAATAGTTGATCCG GGTGAGGACATTTTTGCAGCAGCTATTAgagaagtaaaagaagagaCAGGA gTTGATACAGAATTTGTGGAAGTACTAGCATTCAA ACAGGCACACAATTCATTCTTTGGGAAGTCAGGTCTATCTTTTCTTTGTACGCTGCGTCCTCTTTCTTTTGACATCAAAAAGCAAGAGCTGGAAATTGAGGCAGCTCAG TGGATGCCATTTGAggaatttgctgttcaacctttTAATCAGAAGCATGAGCCCTTCAAGTACATAATTGAATTATGCTTGGCAAAGGAAGAAAGGTTCTATACTGGATTCTCTCCACGGCCTGTCTCATCATTTTTTGCTGAGGAGTTGAATTATCTATACTTGAATAGCCAAGATCTTGACAAGTCTTCCAAGTCAAGTCTTGGTCATCCACTGAAGTtgatttttatatttcttttctGTCAAATATTTGTTGTATGTTTATTTCTCCACATGAGAAATACTTACAATACTCTCTGA
- the LOC130726231 gene encoding nudix hydrolase 2-like isoform X4, with product MVSASPAPPLGDHLCENGFEYVKILPAINDAHGGVIVDLKEAMDPQVFAALLRSSLSQWKQQGKDGVWIKLPIELVNLVETAVKEGFWYHHAEPSYVMLVYWIPKIGCTIPPNASHCVTVAAIVLNHKKEVLVVQEKRGIFHGIGVWKLPTGIVDPGEDIFAAAIREVKEETGVDTEFVEVLAFKQAHNSFFGKSGLSFLCTLRPLSFDIKKQELEIEAAQGDITSMDNLPV from the exons ATGGTCTCAGCTAGTCCAGCACCACCATTAGGGGACCATTTATGTGAAAATGGATTTGAATATGTTAAAATTCTCCCTGCCATTAATGATGCCCATGGAGGAGTCATTGTAGACTTGAAGGAGGCTATGGACCCTCAAGTTTTTGCTGCTTTGCTTAGATCTTCACTTTCACAATGGAAGCAACAG GGAAAAGATGGAGTCTGGATCAAGTTACCTATCGAGCTTGTTAATCTTGTTGAAACTGCAGTCAAg GAGGGTTTCTGGTACCACCATGCTGAGCCAAGTTATGTGATGCTAGTTTACTGGATTCCTAAAATAGGCTGCACAATCCCTCCAAATGCTTCCCATTGTGTAACAGTTGCTGCTATTGTCTTAAATCATAAGAAAGAG GTGCTTGTAGTCCAGGAAAAAAGAGGCATATTCCACGGGATTGGCGTTTGGAAGCTACCTACTGGAATAGTTGATCCG GGTGAGGACATTTTTGCAGCAGCTATTAgagaagtaaaagaagagaCAGGA gTTGATACAGAATTTGTGGAAGTACTAGCATTCAA ACAGGCACACAATTCATTCTTTGGGAAGTCAGGTCTATCTTTTCTTTGTACGCTGCGTCCTCTTTCTTTTGACATCAAAAAGCAAGAGCTGGAAATTGAGGCAGCTCAG GGTGATATAACATCAATGGATAATCTTCCGGTTTAG
- the LOC130726231 gene encoding nudix hydrolase 10-like isoform X2, producing the protein MVSASPAPPLGDHLCENGFEYVKILPAINDAHGGVIVDLKEAMDPQVFAALLRSSLSQWKQQGKDGVWIKLPIELVNLVETAVKEGFWYHHAEPSYVMLVYWIPKIGCTIPPNASHCVTVAAIVLNHKKEVLVVQEKRGIFHGIGVWKLPTGIVDPGEDIFAAAIREVKEETGVDTEFVEVLAFKQAHNSFFGKSGLSFLCTLRPLSFDIKKQELEIEAAQWMPFEEFAVQPFNQKHEPFKYIIELCLAKEERFYTGFSPRPVSSFFAEELNYLYLNSQDLDKSSKSSLGHPLKLIFIFLFCQIFVVCLFLHMRNTYNTL; encoded by the exons ATGGTCTCAGCTAGTCCAGCACCACCATTAGGGGACCATTTATGTGAAAATGGATTTGAATATGTTAAAATTCTCCCTGCCATTAATGATGCCCATGGAGGAGTCATTGTAGACTTGAAGGAGGCTATGGACCCTCAAGTTTTTGCTGCTTTGCTTAGATCTTCACTTTCACAATGGAAGCAACAG GGAAAAGATGGAGTCTGGATCAAGTTACCTATCGAGCTTGTTAATCTTGTTGAAACTGCAGTCAAg GAGGGTTTCTGGTACCACCATGCTGAGCCAAGTTATGTGATGCTAGTTTACTGGATTCCTAAAATAGGCTGCACAATCCCTCCAAATGCTTCCCATTGTGTAACAGTTGCTGCTATTGTCTTAAATCATAAGAAAGAG GTGCTTGTAGTCCAGGAAAAAAGAGGCATATTCCACGGGATTGGCGTTTGGAAGCTACCTACTGGAATAGTTGATCCG GGTGAGGACATTTTTGCAGCAGCTATTAgagaagtaaaagaagagaCAGGA gTTGATACAGAATTTGTGGAAGTACTAGCATTCAA ACAGGCACACAATTCATTCTTTGGGAAGTCAGGTCTATCTTTTCTTTGTACGCTGCGTCCTCTTTCTTTTGACATCAAAAAGCAAGAGCTGGAAATTGAGGCAGCTCAG TGGATGCCATTTGAggaatttgctgttcaacctttTAATCAGAAGCATGAGCCCTTCAAGTACATAATTGAATTATGCTTGGCAAAGGAAGAAAGGTTCTATACTGGATTCTCTCCACGGCCTGTCTCATCATTTTTTGCTGAGGAGTTGAATTATCTATACTTGAATAGCCAAGATCTTGACAAGTCTTCCAAGTCAAGTCTTGGTCATCCACTGAAGTtgatttttatatttcttttctGTCAAATATTTGTTGTATGTTTATTTCTCCACATGAGAAATACTTACAATACTCTCTGA
- the LOC130725311 gene encoding leucine-rich repeat extensin-like protein 6, with protein sequence METEFLLVVALCLSLSNYAFEASGDASSCKNCSKCEYPCQQPSDPTLLYEAPPPLPPSPPPSGYSIYAAPPPPQEKGYNAMCPPAPYTFALPNPYTYVPYSEGRGSASTLWPVLVQLIILF encoded by the coding sequence ATGGAAACAGAGTTTCTGCTGGTTGTAGCCCTTTGCTTATCACTTTCCAATTATGCTTTTGAAGCTTCTGGTGATGCTTCATCATGTAAGAATTGCTCCAAATGTGAATACCCTTGTCAACAACCCTCTGATCCAACACTTCTTTATGAGgctccaccaccactaccaccatctcCTCCACCTTCTGGCTACTCTATATATGCagcacctccaccaccacaagaGAAAGGCTATAATGCTATGTGCCCTCCAGCTCCTTACACTTTTGCTCTTCCAAATCCTTACACTTATGTGCCTTACAGTGAAGGCAGAGGATCTGCTTCAACACTTTGGCCAGTTCTAGTTCAACTCATAATTCTTTTTTGa
- the LOC130723416 gene encoding fasciclin-like arabinogalactan protein 1 — translation MQLLRPATMAALAAALLLLTMASTTTNAHNITGILAKHPEFSTFNHYLTLTHLAAEINQRTTITVCAVNNAAMDDLLSKHPSITTVKNILSLHVLLDYFGAKKLHQITNGTALAATMYQATGTAPGSAGFVNITDLRGGKVGFGAENNDGTLSASFVKSVEEIPYNISIIQISKVLPSAAAEAPAPAPAQQNLTAIMSKHGCKIFADTLSATPDAYSTFTDNLDGGLTVFCPVDDAFKAFLPKFKNLTAAGKVSLLEFHAVPVYQSIATLKSSNGVQNTLATDGANKYDFTVQNDGDKVTLKTRGVTARIIDTLIDEQPLAIFAIDKVLLPKELFKAAEAPSPAPAPEPSAADAPKAAKKKKKPKTKAADAPADDSSDAPADSPDDAADQTADDSNGAVRFDGGGVVMGLALMVGFLLL, via the coding sequence ATGCAGCTGCTCCGCCCGGCAACCATGGCGGCTCTCGCGGCAGCGCTGCTCCTCCTCACCATGGCTTCTACCACCACAAACGCCCACAACATCACCGGCATTCTCGCCAAGCACCCCGAGTTCTCCACCTTCAACCACtacctcaccctcacccacctCGCCGCCGAGATCAACCAACGGACCACAATCACCGTCTGCGCCGTCAACAACGCCGCCATGGACGACCTCCTCTCAAAACACCCATCAATCACCACCGTCAAGAACATCCTCTCCCTCCACGTCCTCCTCGACTACTTCGGCGCCAAGAAGCTCCACCAGATCACCAACGGCACCGCCCTCGCCGCCACAATGTACCAAGCCACCGGCACCGCCCCGGGCTCCGCCGGATTCGTCAACATCACCGACCTCCGCGGCGGGAAAGTCGGATTCGGCGCCGAGAACAACGACGGCACCCTCTCCGCTTCGTTCGTCAAATCCGTAGAGGAAATCCCCTACAACATCTCCATCATCCAGATCAGTAAGGTTCTTCCCTCCGCCGCAGCAGAAGCCCCTGCACCCGCACCCGCTCAGCAGAATCTCACCGCCATTATGTCCAAGCACGGTTGCAAGATCTTCGCCGACACTCTCTCCGCCACGCCGGACGCGTACTCAACCTTCACCGACAACCTCGACGGTGGGTTAACCGTTTTCTGCCCCGTCGACGACGCATTCAAGGCGTTCCTACCCAAGTTCAAGAACCTCACCGCCGCCGGGAAGGTCTCGCTGCTGGAGTTTCACGCTGTTCCGGTTTACCAGTCCATTGCTACGCTGAAATCCAGCAATGGGGTTCAGAACACGCTCGCCACCGACGGCGCCAACAAGTACGACTTCACCGTACAGAACGACGGCGACAAGGTCACGCTCAAGACCAGGGGAGTCACCGCCAGGATCATCGACACGCTTATCGACGAGCAGCCCCTCGCGATCTTCGCCATTGACAAGGTTCTACTCCCCAAGGAGCTCTTCAAGGCTGCGGAGGCGCCGTCGCCTGCTCCGGCGCCGGAGCCTTCTGCTGCGGACGCTCCTAAGGcggcgaagaagaagaagaagccgaAGACGAAGGCGGCTGATGCACCCGCAGATGATAGCTCCGACGCGCCTGCTGATTCGCCGGATGATGCCGCCGATCAGACCGCCGACGACAGTAACGGCGCCGTTAGGTTTGACGGCGGCGGCGTTGTCATGGGTTTGGCTTTAATGGTTGGTTTTCTACTGCTGTGA